The sequence below is a genomic window from Cedecea neteri.
CGGCTTCCTGGTTCTGACCACCCTCTGCTCACCGGCAGCGGTTGCTATGATCCAGAAAATTCCGGCGGACCAGGTTCCGGCGGCGTTTGGTAAAATCAGCAACCAGTTCGTTGGTATTCTGGTCGGTATCATTTCTGCAGAACTCTATAACCGCTTTAGCGGCGTTGAGCTGCCGAAAGCGCTCTCCTTCTTCAGCGGTCGCCGTCTGGTGCCAATCTTGACCTCCTTCGTGATGATTGCCGTGGCTTTCATCATGATGTACGTCTGGCCGATGATCTTCGACGGTCTGGTGAACTTCGGTGAGCACATTCAGAAGCTGGGTTCTGCGGGCGCAGGTATCTACGCCTTCTTCAACCGTCTGCTGATCCCAGTTGGCCTGCACCATGCTCTGAACTCCGTGTTCTGGTTTGACGTGGCAGGGATTAACGACATCCCTAACTTCCTGGGTGGCGCTCAGTCCATCGAAGCAGGTAAAGCGGTTGTGGGTATCACCGGTCGCTACCAGGCGGGCTTCTTCCCGATCATGATGTTCGGTCTGCCGGGTGCAGCGCTGGCCATCTATCACTGTGCACGTCCTGAAAACAAAGCAAAAGTTGCCGGTATCATGATGGCCGCTGCTTTCGCTGCGTTCTTCACCGGGATCACCGAACCGCTGGAGTTCTCCTTCATGTTCGTTGCACCGGTACTGTACGTGATTCACGCAGTGCTGACCGGTATCTCCGTATTTATCGCGGCAAGCATGCACTGGATTGCGGGCTTCGGCTTCTCTGCGGGTCTGGTGGATATGGTGCTTTCTTCCCGTAACCCGCTGGCAACCCACTGGTGGATGCTGATCCCTCAGGGTCTGGTGTTCTTCGTTCTCTACTACGTGGTGTTCCGTTTCACCATCACCAAATTCAACCTGCTGACGCCAGGTCGTGAACTGGCTGTAGCCGGCGACGAAGCTGATGGTCAGGACGTGAATGTGAGTGGTGACGCGAACCAGGACGTTTCTGGTCTGGCTCGTCAGTACATCTCTGCGGTAGGCGGCTCTGCAAACCTGACCGGTATTGATGCCTGTATCACTCGTCTGCGTCTGAGCGTGAAAGACTCTTCCGTTGTTAACGAAGCGCTGGCTAAGCGTCTGGGTGCGACGGGCGTTATTCGCCTGAACAAAACCAGCGTGCAAATCATCGTTGGCTTTGCTGCAGAAAAAATTGCTAACGCAATGAAAACAGCTGGCAGCGTAGAAGCAGCGGCGCCTGTTGCTGCGGCGGCACCGGCTCCTGCGGCTAAACCACAGGCTGTTCCAAACGCGACCAGCACAACCGTTGCTGCTCTGGTTTCTCCAGTAACTGGCGACGTAGTTGAGTTGGATCAGGTGCCTGATGAAGCTTTCGCCAGCAAAGCCGTCGGTGATGGCGTAGCCGTTAAGCCAACGGACAAAACCGTGGTTTCTCCTGCAGCCGGGACTATCGTGAAAATCTTCAACACCAACCACGCATTCTGCCTTGAAACAGAAAAAGGCGCAGAGATTGTGGTTCACATGGGCATCGACACGGTTGCTCTGGGTGGTAAAGGCTTCACGCGTCTGGTGGAAGAAGGGGCCGAAGTGGTTGCCGGCCAGCCGATTCTGGAAATGGATCTTGATTTCCTGAACGCTAATGCGCGCTCCATGATTAGCCCGGTAGTTTGCAGCAACATCGACGACTTCAGCGGTCTGGTTATCCAGGCGAAAGGTCAGGTGGTTGCAGGTCAAACGCCACTGTATGAGATTAAAGGCAAGTAATCGCTCCTGAGTAAGCATTTGTGCCTTAAGCGGCTGACGTAAATCGTCAGCCGCTTTTTTATTGCTTGTCGCTAAGCAAATATGGATAACCCTAATTTATGCAACTAAAGGTTGTTTCCCGAGGCTGCTTATTAGATCATACGCCGTTAACTAAGGTACACGCTTTGAGGAACCCGCGATGAGTGAGGCTGAAGCCCGCCCAACTAACTTTATTCGTCAGATCATTGATGAAGACCTGGCGAACGGTAAGCACACCAGTATTTGCACCCGTTTTCCGCCTGAGCCAAATGGCTATCTGCACATTGGCCACGCCAAGTCTATTTGCCTGAACTTTGGCATCGCCCTGGATTACCAGGGGCAATGCAACCTGCGCTTCGATGACACAAACCCGGTAAAAGAAGACATCGAATACGTAGAGTCCATCAAGCACGACGTTGAATGGCTGGGCTTCCACTGGTCTGGCAACGTGCGTTATTCGTCTGATTATTTTGACCAGCTGTTTAATTATGCCGTTGAGCTGATCAATAAAGGGCTGGCGTATGTTGATGAGCTGAGCCCGGAACAAATTCGTGAATATCGTGGCTCGCTGACTGCGCCAGGTAAAAACAGCCCGTTCCGCGATCGTAGCGTTGAGGAAAACCTCGCGCTGTTCGAGAAAATGCGCAACGGTGAGTTTGCCGAAGGTACCGCCTGCCTGCGTGCCAAAATCGATATGGCCTCGCCGTTTATCGTTATGCGTGATCCGGTGCTGTATCGCATTAAATTTGCCGATCACCACCAGACCGGTAACAAGTGGTGCATCTACCCGATGTACGACTTCACCCACTGTATTTCTGATGCACTGGAAGGCATTACACACTCGCTGTGTACCCTGGAGTTCCAGGACAACCGCCGCCTGTATGATTGGGTGCTGGATAATATCACCATCCCTGCCCATCCGCGCCAGTACGAGTTTTCTCGCCTGAACCTCGAGTACGCCATCATGTCCAAGCGTAAGCTGAACCTGCTGGTGACCGAGAAGATTGTAGAAGGCTGGGACGACCCGCGTATGCCGACTATTTCCGGCCTGCGCCGCCGCGGCTATACCGCAGCATCCATTCGCGAGTTCTGTAAGCGCATTGGCGTCACCAAGCAGGACAATACCGTTGAAATGGCTTCTCTGGAATCCTGCATCCGTGACGATCTTAACGAGAATGCGCCGCGAGCAATGGCTGTATTGGATCCGGTAAAAGTTATTATCACTAACTACCCTGAAGGTGAAGAAGAGACGGTCACCATGCCGAATCATCCTAACAAACCTGAAATGGGGAGCCGTGAAGTACCATTCAGCCGCGAGATCTATATCGATCGCGCTGACTTCCGCGAAGAAGCAAACAAGCAATACAAGCGCCTGGTGCTGGGTAAAGAAGTTCGCCTGCGTAATGCCTATGTGATCAAAGCCGAACGCGTAGAAAAAGACGCAGAAGGTAATATCACCGAACTTTACTGCACCTACGATCCGGAAACCCTGAGCAAGGATCCGGCAGACGGTCGCAAGGTGAAGGGGGTTATTCATTGGGTGAGTGCGGCACACGCGCTGCCGGTTGAAATTCGTCTGTACGATCGCTTGTTTAGCGTCGCGAATCCAGGGGCTGCGGAAGATTTCCTGTCTACCATCAATGCGGATTCCCTGGTTATTCGCCAGGGCTTCGCTGAGCCTAGCCTGCAGAACGCGGAAAAAAGTAAGGCATATCAGTTCGAGCGTGAAGGTTACTTCTGCCTGGACAGCCGCTATGCGACGGCGGAAAAACTGGTGTTTAACCGCACCGTTGGCCTGCGTGATACCTGGGCTAAAATCGGCGAATAATAGCCGTTTATTGCCTGATGAAAACGCCGCTAAATGCGGCGTTTTTTCTTTTTACTTACCGACCATTAACGTTGTGTACACATTCGCGATGCGAATTAATTCTCATTTGCATTTTTCGTGAATACCTCCTCGAACGACATGATCTTTTCCCCGTAATCTCCTGATGCTTATAATGAAAGCGCTCTCAAAGAAATTTTATTCTTAAAATCAATCGTAATCAGGGTTAATAATCTGCTGCGCAATTTTGTTACAAATGCACATAGATTATGTGCTCTCTGTCATACTCCAGGAAATCTCTGATACAAAGTCATTGATAATTCGCGTCGCGAAAAATAGTCTATGAGCAGCAGTAATGCGGGTGTGTTAGGCAAAAACCGCTTTTAGCCGTCAGGCAATTTTACTTTTTTTCGTCATTGGCGCTTTTCACGTCAGACGATGATTTTTACGTCAAAGAGGAATTTAACTATGCGTACGTTTAGTGGCAAACGTAGTGCGCTTGCTCTTGCTATTGCAAGCGTTACCGCTCTTTCAGGCTTTGTAGTGGCTCCGCAGGCTAGCGCCGCGGGCTTTGTTGATGACTCTACGCTAACCGGTGGCATCTATTACTGGCAGCGTGAACGTGACCGTAAAGATGTGTCCGACGGTAAGTACAAAACTAACCTGTCGCACTCAACCTGGAACGCCAACCTCGACTTCCAGTCTGGCTATGCGGCCGATATGTTTGGTTTCGATATTGCCGCCTTCACCGCCATCGAAATGGCCGAAGACAGCGCCAGCGGCCACCCGAACGAAATCGCATTCTCCTCTAAAAATAAAACCTACGACGAAGACTACTCCGGCGATAAAGGTGGCATTAGCCTTTATAAAGCGGCGGCTAAATTCAAATACGGCCCGGTTTGGGCTCGCGCAGGTTACATTCAGCCAACCGGCCAAACGCTGTTAGCACCACACTGGAGCTTCATGCCTGGTACTTATCAGGGGGCTGAAGCGGGTGCCGCATTCGATTACGGCGACGCCGGTGCGCTGAGCTTCTCCTACATGTGGACTAACGAGTACAAGGCGCCATGGCACCTTGAAACCGACAAGTTCTACCAGAACGATAAAAAGACCAAAGTTGATTACCTGCACTCCATCGGCGCGAAGTATGACTTCAAAAACGATCTGATTCTGGAAGCAGCATTCGGTCAGGCTCAGGGCTTTGTTGATCAGTACTTTGCTAAAGCCAGCTACAAATTCGACGTTGCAGGCAGCCCGCTGAGCACCAGCTACCAGTTCTACGGTACCCGTGACAAAGCCGCGAACAACACCATCAATGATATCTACGATGGCACCGCATGGCTCCAGGCGCTGACATTTGGCTATAAAATTGGCCAGGTCGACCTGCGTCTGGAAGGGACCATGGTGAAGGCAGAAGGCCAGCAGGGTTACTTCCTGCAGCGTATGACGCCAACCTACGCGTCTTCCAACGGTCGTCTGGATGTGTGGTGGGATAACCGCTCTGACTTCAACGCCAACGGTGAAAAAGCCGTGTTCTTCGGTGCAATGTATGACCTGAGCAACTGGAACCTGCCGGGTTGGGCAGTCGGTGCTTCTTACGTTTATGCGTGGGATGCAAAACCATCTACATGGGCGCTTGATGCTTCCGGTAATCGTCAGGATCTCGCTTCCAACAAGATCAAAGAGTCTTCTTACAGCCTCGACGCCATGTATACCGTGCAGGAAGGCCGTGCGAAAGGCACGCTGTTCAAACTGCACTTCACTCAGTACGACAACCACTCCGACATCCCAAGCTGGGGCGGTGGTTACGGCAACATGTTCCAGGATGAGCGTGACGTGAAGTTCATCGTGATTGCTCCGTTCACCATCTTCTGATGTGAAACCGGGCGCGTAAGCGCCCGTTTTTTATAAGGAATCGAACATGAAAAAGATTTTACTGGTTACCGCCGCTGTTTTCACGCTGTCTGCCTGTGTTCAGCCTCCGGCTCCTCCGGAAGATTCGCGCCTGAAACAAGCCTATAGCGCCTGTATTAACACGGCGGAAGGCAACCCGGATAAAATTGAAGCCTGCCAGAGCGTGCTGAACGTACTGCGTCAGGAAAAACAGCACAAAGCGTTTGTTGAGAAAGAGACGGTGAACGTGCTGGATTACCAGAAATGCATCCAGGCAAGAAAGACGGGCAATGATGAAGCCGTGAAGGTGCGCTGCGATAAGATTTGGCAGGAGATTCGCGCCAATAACAGCTGATAGCCTTTTTCAGTCAATAAAAAAACCGGCAAGGGAAACCTGCCGGTTTTTGCTTTTAAACGCCACCGAAGCAGCGTTCATTAATGCGGATTACTTATTTAGGATCGTGGGCGGTGTCGTCTTCGCGGCAGTCGCCTTCAGCACAGTGTCCGTAAAGATAGAGGCTGTGGTTAGTCAGGCGGATACCGTGGCGTGTGGCGATTTCACGCTGGCGTGATTCAATAGAATCATCGCTGAACTCGATCACTTTCCCGCAGTCGAGGCAGATCAGGTGATCGTGGTGATGCTGTTGGGTCAGTTCAAAAACGGATTTGCCGCCTTCAAAATTATGACGGGTCACGATCCCTGCATCATCAAACTGGTTCAGCACGCGATAGACGGTCGCCAGGCCAATTTCTTCGCCCATGTCGATCAGACGTTTATATAAGTCTTCCGCGCTGACGTGATGATTTACCGGCTCTTGCAGCACTTCGAGGATTTTTAATCGCGGAAGCGTGACTTTCAAGCCGGCCTTCTTTAATGCGGTATTGTTGTCAGTCATGCGGAAAGTGTCCTGTTGCTTAACGATTCGCTCAAACTGCAGTGAGCGTAAAGAGTAATGCGTCTCATTATAGAACTGCTACTTCTAAATGGGAACCGCAAGTATGGTGCAAAATAAGGCTGAAAAATCGTGGCGGCGTCGCCATTTACAGTAATTATCAGCCAAGCTATCAGGAAGACATTGTACAGGGATGTACGAGAAAGTTACAAACTTGTAGCAATTATTTTCATTGCTACAAGCTATCAAGATGGCGCAAATATCGCATTTGCGCCACGGAAATCAGGCGTTAATGATATCGGCCAGATTCAGTTCTTCAGAAACCTGTTTAACCCACTTCTCAACGCGCTCAGCGGTCAGCTCCGGCTGGCGATCTTCATCGATGGCAAGGCCGACAAAGTTGTCGTCATCCGCCAGGCCTTTGGAGGCTTCAAAGTGGTAGCCAGCGGTTGGCCAGTGGCCGACAATCGCCGCGCCGCGTGGTTCGATGATGTCGCGAATGGTCCCCAGCGCATCACAGAAGTATTCCGCGTAGTCTTCCTGGTCGCCGCAGCCGAACAGCGCAACCAGTTTGCCGTTGAAATCGACTTCTTCAAGAGTAGGGAAGAAGTCATCCCAGTCGCACTGGGCTTCACCGTAGTACCAGGTCGGGATGCCGAGCAACAGAATGTCGAAACCTTCGAGATCTTCTTTGCTGCTTTTAGCAATGTCATGCACCTCAGCAACGTCTTTACCGAGCTGTTTTTGAATCATTTTCGCGATATTTTCGGTGTTACCGGTGTCGCTGCCGAAAAAAATGCCTACGATTGCCATGAGTAAAATAACCTCTTGAAACTTAATAGTATGCTGGCCGTTCAATGCCCACGTATAGGGCAATCATAGCAGAACAGCCCCAGCAGCGGAAACAGCTATCACGCCCGGGTGCACAGTCTGCAACATGGTTTTGCTCACCCTTTTGAGATTTCAGATAACCCGTAGGGCGGCTGAAGGTGTTACCCGAGATTTTTAAGCTGCTCGAGCAACATCTCTTCGATCAGTTCGCTACGGCTGATGTTACGGGCGTCAGCCAGCTGGTTGAGGGCATCGACCGCCTCGTTGTTCAGTTTTAGCTCAACTCGCTTCAAACCACGCACTTTATCGCGCTTCAGCTGATTGCGCTTATTGATACGCAATTGCTCATCGCGCGAGAGCGGATTAGTTTTCGGCCGCCCGGGGCGACGCTCGTCCGCGAACAGATCTAATGTAGTACGGTCCGTTTGTTCTTTTGCCATGATTAGAATACTGACAGGAAATTCTGGCTGCAGGGGCAGGGTGCCGGTGCAATTAAGCGCGCCATCATACATCAGCGCGCCATTCCCGCCAACGCGTTAGCGACTTCAACTGCCCGGTCGGTCTGTTTTTAATCAGTTTTTCTACTCTGCGTCGATAAATCGGTGGATCGCCCGTAAAACGGCATCCGGTTTTTCCGCATGAACCCAATGACCCGCTCCAGCGATGACGTGAGCACGGGCCTGCGGGAACTGACTTAACAGCGCCTCGCGGTGGCTTTCATCAACGTAAGGAGAATTCCCGCCGCGAATAAATAGCGCAGGATGTGGCCAGGCCGGGACAGGCTGCCAGCCAACGATATTTTCGTATTGCTGCCAAAGCACCGGCACGTTGAATTTCCACTCGCCGTCAGCAAAGGATTTCAGCAGAAACTGAATGACGCCTTCCTCAGCTATGTGGTCGCGCATGATTTGCGCCGCCTGCTGGCGAGTTTTTACGCCCGCTTCGGTGACCGCGCGAATAGCCGCGAAAATTTCGTCGTGGCGGCGAACCTGATAATTAACCGGCGCAATATCTATCATCACCAGCTTATCAATACGTTGAGGGGCGATTGCGGTAAGCGCCATCACCACTTTGCCGCCCATAGAATGGCCAATAAACGTCGCTTTCTCGATGCCGTATTCGTCCAGCGTGTCCAGAACGTCCCCGGCCATTGCGGCATAGCTCATATCATCGCTGCGCGGCGACAGCCCGTGATTGCGCAGATCGATCTGCAGCAACGCATGATCTTTACCCAGATCCCGCGCCAGAACGCCCAGGTTATCCAGGCTGCCGAACAGGCCGTGAATCAGTACGATAGGGGAATTGCTATTCAATTGTTGCGCAGTTTGCAGGCGAGCATTTAATTTCATGGCAAAGTTCTTTATTTTGGTTCGTTTGGTTAGGGTATCATGTTGGCATTCTCGCGGGCGTGCGGCAAATATTCAGTTTACTCTGACTTTGAGTCGCCTCTCCTGTTCGCTGTTGGGATTTGACCCTATAATCCCAACGACTTGTATTCAGAAAAGATATCGCACTGGATTAAGATGAAAACAATCGAAGTTGATGACGAGCTTTACCGCTATATTGCCAGCCAGACCAAACACATCGGCGAGAGCGCGTCAGACATTTTACGGCGTATGCTTAAATTTACCGCCGGGCAAACACCAGCAGCCACTTCTACGCCAGCCGCGCCTGAGCGCGCTGCGGCTCCCGTTGTTGAAGAAAAACCTGCGAACACCGCTCGCAACCGCGTGCGTGCCGTTCGTGAGCTGCTGCTTTCCGATGAGTACGCTGCCCAGAATAAAGCCGTAAACCGCTTTATGATGGTGTTGTCCACGCTGTATCAGCTGGATGCAAAAACCTTCGGTGAAGCCACTGAATCGCTGCATGGCCGCACCCGCGTCTATTTTGCTGGCGATGAGCAAACGCTGCTGGCAAACGGCAATCAAACCAAGCCCAAGCATGTTCCGGG
It includes:
- the nagE gene encoding N-acetylglucosamine-specific PTS transporter subunit IIBC, producing the protein MSILGYLQRVGRALMVPVATLPAAAILMGVGYWIDPVSWGGDNALAALFIKSGSAIIDNMSVLFAIGVAYGMSKDKDGAAALTGFVGFLVLTTLCSPAAVAMIQKIPADQVPAAFGKISNQFVGILVGIISAELYNRFSGVELPKALSFFSGRRLVPILTSFVMIAVAFIMMYVWPMIFDGLVNFGEHIQKLGSAGAGIYAFFNRLLIPVGLHHALNSVFWFDVAGINDIPNFLGGAQSIEAGKAVVGITGRYQAGFFPIMMFGLPGAALAIYHCARPENKAKVAGIMMAAAFAAFFTGITEPLEFSFMFVAPVLYVIHAVLTGISVFIAASMHWIAGFGFSAGLVDMVLSSRNPLATHWWMLIPQGLVFFVLYYVVFRFTITKFNLLTPGRELAVAGDEADGQDVNVSGDANQDVSGLARQYISAVGGSANLTGIDACITRLRLSVKDSSVVNEALAKRLGATGVIRLNKTSVQIIVGFAAEKIANAMKTAGSVEAAAPVAAAAPAPAAKPQAVPNATSTTVAALVSPVTGDVVELDQVPDEAFASKAVGDGVAVKPTDKTVVSPAAGTIVKIFNTNHAFCLETEKGAEIVVHMGIDTVALGGKGFTRLVEEGAEVVAGQPILEMDLDFLNANARSMISPVVCSNIDDFSGLVIQAKGQVVAGQTPLYEIKGK
- the ybfF gene encoding esterase; translation: MKLNARLQTAQQLNSNSPIVLIHGLFGSLDNLGVLARDLGKDHALLQIDLRNHGLSPRSDDMSYAAMAGDVLDTLDEYGIEKATFIGHSMGGKVVMALTAIAPQRIDKLVMIDIAPVNYQVRRHDEIFAAIRAVTEAGVKTRQQAAQIMRDHIAEEGVIQFLLKSFADGEWKFNVPVLWQQYENIVGWQPVPAWPHPALFIRGGNSPYVDESHREALLSQFPQARAHVIAGAGHWVHAEKPDAVLRAIHRFIDAE
- the glnS gene encoding glutamine--tRNA ligase encodes the protein MSEAEARPTNFIRQIIDEDLANGKHTSICTRFPPEPNGYLHIGHAKSICLNFGIALDYQGQCNLRFDDTNPVKEDIEYVESIKHDVEWLGFHWSGNVRYSSDYFDQLFNYAVELINKGLAYVDELSPEQIREYRGSLTAPGKNSPFRDRSVEENLALFEKMRNGEFAEGTACLRAKIDMASPFIVMRDPVLYRIKFADHHQTGNKWCIYPMYDFTHCISDALEGITHSLCTLEFQDNRRLYDWVLDNITIPAHPRQYEFSRLNLEYAIMSKRKLNLLVTEKIVEGWDDPRMPTISGLRRRGYTAASIREFCKRIGVTKQDNTVEMASLESCIRDDLNENAPRAMAVLDPVKVIITNYPEGEEETVTMPNHPNKPEMGSREVPFSREIYIDRADFREEANKQYKRLVLGKEVRLRNAYVIKAERVEKDAEGNITELYCTYDPETLSKDPADGRKVKGVIHWVSAAHALPVEIRLYDRLFSVANPGAAEDFLSTINADSLVIRQGFAEPSLQNAEKSKAYQFEREGYFCLDSRYATAEKLVFNRTVGLRDTWAKIGE
- the fldA gene encoding flavodoxin FldA — translated: MAIVGIFFGSDTGNTENIAKMIQKQLGKDVAEVHDIAKSSKEDLEGFDILLLGIPTWYYGEAQCDWDDFFPTLEEVDFNGKLVALFGCGDQEDYAEYFCDALGTIRDIIEPRGAAIVGHWPTAGYHFEASKGLADDDNFVGLAIDEDRQPELTAERVEKWVKQVSEELNLADIINA
- the fur gene encoding ferric iron uptake transcriptional regulator, with product MTDNNTALKKAGLKVTLPRLKILEVLQEPVNHHVSAEDLYKRLIDMGEEIGLATVYRVLNQFDDAGIVTRHNFEGGKSVFELTQQHHHDHLICLDCGKVIEFSDDSIESRQREIATRHGIRLTNHSLYLYGHCAEGDCREDDTAHDPK
- the seqA gene encoding replication initiation negative regulator SeqA yields the protein MKTIEVDDELYRYIASQTKHIGESASDILRRMLKFTAGQTPAATSTPAAPERAAAPVVEEKPANTARNRVRAVRELLLSDEYAAQNKAVNRFMMVLSTLYQLDAKTFGEATESLHGRTRVYFAGDEQTLLANGNQTKPKHVPGTPYWVITNTNTGRKCSMIEHIMQSMQFPAELIEKVCGTI
- the chiP gene encoding chitoporin ChiP; this translates as MRTFSGKRSALALAIASVTALSGFVVAPQASAAGFVDDSTLTGGIYYWQRERDRKDVSDGKYKTNLSHSTWNANLDFQSGYAADMFGFDIAAFTAIEMAEDSASGHPNEIAFSSKNKTYDEDYSGDKGGISLYKAAAKFKYGPVWARAGYIQPTGQTLLAPHWSFMPGTYQGAEAGAAFDYGDAGALSFSYMWTNEYKAPWHLETDKFYQNDKKTKVDYLHSIGAKYDFKNDLILEAAFGQAQGFVDQYFAKASYKFDVAGSPLSTSYQFYGTRDKAANNTINDIYDGTAWLQALTFGYKIGQVDLRLEGTMVKAEGQQGYFLQRMTPTYASSNGRLDVWWDNRSDFNANGEKAVFFGAMYDLSNWNLPGWAVGASYVYAWDAKPSTWALDASGNRQDLASNKIKESSYSLDAMYTVQEGRAKGTLFKLHFTQYDNHSDIPSWGGGYGNMFQDERDVKFIVIAPFTIF
- the chiQ gene encoding ChiQ/YbfN family lipoprotein; the encoded protein is MKKILLVTAAVFTLSACVQPPAPPEDSRLKQAYSACINTAEGNPDKIEACQSVLNVLRQEKQHKAFVEKETVNVLDYQKCIQARKTGNDEAVKVRCDKIWQEIRANNS
- the ybfE gene encoding LexA regulated protein, translating into MAKEQTDRTTLDLFADERRPGRPKTNPLSRDEQLRINKRNQLKRDKVRGLKRVELKLNNEAVDALNQLADARNISRSELIEEMLLEQLKNLG